In Tursiops truncatus isolate mTurTru1 chromosome 19, mTurTru1.mat.Y, whole genome shotgun sequence, a genomic segment contains:
- the LMTK3 gene encoding serine/threonine-protein kinase LMTK3, translating into MPAPGALILLAAVSTAGCLASPAHPDGFALGRAPLAPPYAVVLISCSGLLAFIFLLLTCLCCKRGDVGFKEFENPEGEDCSGEYTPPAEETSSSQSLPDVYILPLAEVSLPMPAPQPSHSDMTTPLGLSRQHLSYLQEIGSGWFGKVILGEIFSDYTPAQVVVKELRASAGPLEQRKFISEAQPYRSLQHPNVLQCLGVCVETLPFLLIMEFCQLGDLKRYLRAQRPPEGLSPELPPRDLRTLQRMGLEITRGLAHLHSHNYVHSDLALRNCLLTSDLTVRIGDYGLAHSNYKEDYYLTPERLWIPLRWAAPELLGELHGTFMVVDQSRESNIWSLGVTLWELFEFGAQPYRHLSDEEVLAFVVRQQHVKLARPRLKLPYGDYWYDILQSCWRPPAQRPSASDLQLQLTYLLSERPPRPPPPPPPPRDGPFPWPWPPQHSVPRPGTLSSPFPLLDGFPGADPDDVLTVTESSRGLNLECLWEKARRGAGRGGGAPTWQPASAPPAPHANPSNPFYEALSTPSVLPVISARSPSVSSEYYIRLEEHGSPPEPLFPNDWDPLDPGVPAPQAPQAPPEVPQLVSETWASPLFPAARPFPAQSSASGSFLLSGWDPEGRGAGETLAGDPAEVLGERGATPWAEEEEEEEEGSSPGEDSSSLGGGPSRRGPLPCPLCSREGACSCLPLERGDAVAGWGGHPALGCPHPPEDDSSLRAERGSLADLPLNPPASAPPEFLDPLMGAAAPQYPGRGPPPAPPPPPPPPRAPADPAVSPDPPSAVASPGSGLSSPGPKPGDSGYETETPFSPEGAFPGGGAAEEEGVPRPRAPPEPPDPGAPRPPPDPGPLPLPGAREKPTFVVQVSTEQLLMSLREDVTRKLLGEKGAAARETGPRRAARGPGNREKAPGPSRGPTVLDSGKQAPSPQEGPSLPVNGVTVLENGEQRALGVEEKVAENGSPGSPEREEQVLANGELPPPRREEKVLENGGLGSPAREEQVLVNGGLTPPKIEEVSENGGLRLPRNPERLPETGPWRAPGPWEKMPESGAPAPMNGEPAPETSLERALAPGAVVLALNGGETAPGPTGPALRSGVLEPGTERRAPETGGAPRAPGAGRLDLGSGVRAPVGMGMAPGGGLGSGVDAKAGWVDSTRPQPPPPPLEAQPTRPEPAPQRARPEAASEGEPGVPDSRAGGDTAPNEDGDPPKPERKGPEMPRLFLDLGPPQGNSEQIKAKLSRLSLALPPLTLTPFPGPGPRRPPWEGVDAGAAGGEAGGAGASGPSEEDGEDEDEDEEEDEEAAAAGALAGPRGPGRARAAPVPVVVSSADTDAARPLRGLLKSPRGADEPEDSELERKRKMVSFHGDVTVYLFDQETPTNELSVQGPPEGDTDPSTPPAPPTLPHSATPGDGFPSNDSGFGGSFEWAEDFPLLPPPGPPLCFSRFSVSPALETPGPPARAPDARPAGPVEN; encoded by the exons GTGATCCTGGGAGAGATTTTCTCGGACTACACCCCAGCCCAGGTGGTGGTAAAGGAGCTCCGAGCCAGCGCAGGGCCCCTGGAGCAGCGCAAGTTCATCTCAGAAGCACAGCCGTACAG GAGCCTGCAGCACCCCAACGTCCTTCAGTGCCTGGGCGTCTGCGTGGAGACACTGCCCTTTCTGCTGATTATGGAGTTCTGTCAACTG GGGGACCTGAAGCGTTACCTCCGGGCCCAGCGGCCCCCCGAGGGCCTGTCCCCTGAGCTGCCCCCTCGAGACCTGCGGACACTGCAGAGGATGGGCCTGGAGATCACCCGCGGGCTGGCACATCTCCACTCCCACAACTATGTGCACAG CGACCTGGCCCTGCGCAACTGCCTGCTGACCTCCGACCTCACCGTGCGCATCGGAGACTACGGGCTGGCGCACAGCAACTACAAG GAGGACTACTACCTGACCCCCGAACGCCTGTGGATCCCGCTGCGCTGGGCAGCGCCCGAGCTCCTCGGGGAGCTGCACGGGACCTTCATGGTGGTGGACCAGAGCCGCGAGAGCAACATCTG GTCCCTAGGGGTGACCCTATGGGAGCTGTTTGAGTTTGGGGCACAGCCCTACCGCCACCTATCAGACGAGGAGGTCCTCGCCTTCGTCGTCCGTCAGCAGCACGTCAAGCTAGCCAGGCCGAGGCTCAAGCTGCCCTACGGGGACTACTG gtacGACATCCTGCAGTCCTGCTGGCGGCCGCCTGCCCAGCGCCCCTCGGCCTCTGATCTGCAACTGCAGCTCACCTACCTGCTCTCCGAGCGGCCCCCAaggcccccgccgccgccgccgcccccccgAGATGGTCCCttcccctggccctggcccccgCAGCACAGCGTGCCCCGCCCGGGGACCCTGTCCTCTCCGTTCCCCCTTCTGGATGGCTTCCCTGGGGCTGACCCGGACGACGTGCTCACGGTCACCGAGAGTAGCCGTGGCCTCAACCTTGAGTGCCTGTGGGAGAAGGCGCGGCGGGGGGCCGGTCGGGGCGGGGGGGCACCCACCTGGCAGCCGGCGTCCGCACCCCCGGCCCCCCACGCCAACCCCTCCAACCCCTTCTACGAGGCGCTGTCCACGCCCAGCGTGCTGCCGGTCATCAGCGCCCGCAGCCCCTCCGTGAGCAGCGAATACTACATCCGCCTCGAGGAGCATGGCTCCCCGCCAGAGCCCCTCTTCCCCAATGACTGGGACCCCCTGGACCCAGGAGTGCCTgccccccaggccccccaggcCCCCCCCGAGGTCCCCCAGCTGGTGTCCGAGACCTGGGCCTCCCCCCTCTTCCCGGCGGCCCGGCCCTTCCCGGCCCAGTCCTCAGCCTCCGGCAGCTTCCTCCTGAGCGGCTGGGACCCCGAGGGCCGGGGCGCCGGGGAGACCCTGGCAGGAGACCCCGCCGAGGTGCTGGGGGAGCGGGGGGCCACCCCGTGGGccgaagaggaggaggaggaggaggaaggcagCTCCCCGGGGGAAGACAGCAGCAGCCTTGGGGGGGGCCCCAGCCGCCGGGGCCCCCTACCCTGTCCCCTGTGCAGCCGCGAGGGGGCCTGCTCCTGCCTGCCCCTGGAGCGGGGGGACGCCGTCGCCGGCTGGGGCGGCCACCCTGCTCTTGGCTGCCCCCATCCCCCCGAGGACGACTCGTCCCTGCGGGCGGAGCGGGGCTCCCTGGCCGACCTGCCCCTGAACCCCCCCGCCTCGGCCCCCCCCGAGTTTCTGGACCCCCTCATGGGGGCGGCGGCGCCCCAGTACCCCGGGCGGGGGCCACCTCCCGCTCCCCCCCCGCCGCCGCCACCTCCTCGGGCCCCCGCGGACCCGGCCGTGTCCCCCGACCCCCCCTCGGCCGTGGCCAGTCCCGGCTCAGGCCTGTCGTCTCCGGGCCCCAAACCGGGCGACAGCGGCTACGAGACCGAGACCCCTTTTTCCCCCGAGGGAGCCTTCCCCGGTGGGGGGgcagcagaggaggaaggggtcCCTCGACCACGGGCTCCCCCCGAGCCCCCCGACCCGGGAGCGCCCCGGCCACCCCCAGACCCGGGTCCCCTCCCGCTCCCGGGGGCCCGGGAGAAGCCGACCTTCGTAGTTCAAGTGAGCACCGAGCAGTTGCTGATGTCCCTGCGGGAGGACGTGACAAGGAAGCTCctgggggagaagggggcagCCGCCCGCGAGACAGGGCCCAGGAGGGCGGCGAGAGGCCCCGGGAACCGAGAGAAAGCCCCGGGCCCAAGCAGGGGCCCCACAGTCCTGGACAGCGGGAAGCAAGCCCCAAGCCCGCAAGAGGGCCCGAGCCTCCCCGTGAACGGGGTGACAGTGCTGGAGAACGGGGAACAGAGAGCCCTGGGCGTCGAGGAGAAGGTGGCGGAGAATGGGAGCCCGGGGTCcccagagagagaagagcaagTGCTGGCGAATGGGGAGCTGCCACCCccaaggagggaggagaaagtgcTGGAGAATGGGGGCCTGGGGTCCCCGGCGAGAGAAGAGCAAGTGCTGGTGAATGGGGGCCTGACACCCCCAAAGATCGAGGAGGTGTCAGAGAATGGGGGCCTGAGACTCCCCAGGAACCCGGAGAGGCTGCCAGAGACTGGGCCTTGGAGagccccagggccctgggagaAGATGCCCGAGAGTGGGGCTCCAGCCCCCATGAACGGGGAGCCAGCCCCAGAGACCTCGCTGGAGAGAGCCCTGGCACCTGGCGCAGTGGTCTTGGCCCTGAACGGCGGGGAGACAGCCCCTGGCCCCACTGGCCCAGCCCTCAGGAGCGGGGTGCTGGAACCCGGGACCGAGAGGAGAGCCCCCGAGACTGGGGGGGCACCGAGAGCCCCCGGGGCTGGGAGGCTGGACCTCGGGAGTGGGGTCCGAGCCCCAGTGGGCATGGGGATGGCCCCCGGCGGCGGCCTCGGAAGCGGCGTGGACGCAAAGGCCGGATGGGTCGACAGCACGAGGCCACAGCCGCCTCCACCGCCACTGGAAGCGCAGCCGACGAGGCCGGAGCCAGCGCCCCAGAGAGCCAGGCCGGAGGCAGCCTCCGAGGGAGAGCCCGGGGTCCCAGACAGCAGAGCCGGCGGAGACACAGCACCCAACGAAGACGGGGACCCCCCCAAGCCCGAGAGGAAGGGCCCCGAGATGCCACGACTGTTCTTGGACTTGGGACCCCCTCAGGGGAACAGCGAGCAGATCAAAG CCAAGCTCTCGCGGCTCTCGCTGGCGCTGCCGCCGCTCACGCTCACGCCGTTCCCGGGGCCGGGCCCGCGGCGACCCCCGTGGGAGGGCGTGGACGCCGGGGCAGCTGGCGGGGAggccggcggggcgggggcgtCGGGGCCGTCGGAGGAGGACGgggaggacgaggacgaggacgaggaggaggacgaggaggcaGCAGCGGCGGGCGCGCTGGCGGGGCCGCGGGGCCCCGGGAGAGCGCGGGCAGCCCCGGTGCCCGTCGTGGTGAGCAGCGCCGACACGGACGCGGCCCGCCCGTTGCGGGGGCTGCTCAAGTCTCCACGCGGGGCCGACGAACCCGAGGACAGCGAGCTGGAGAGGAAGCGCAAGATGGTCTCCTTCCACGGGGACGTGACCGTCTACCTCTTCGACCAG GAGACGCCAACCAACGAGCTGAGTGTCCAGGGCCCCCCCGAGGGGGACACGGACCCGTCAACGCCCCCAGCGCCCCCGACGcttccccactccgccacccccGGAGATGGGTTTCCCAGCAACGACAGCGGCTTTG GAGGCAGTTTCGAGTGGGCGGAggatttccccctcctcccccctccaggCCCCCCCCTGTGCTTCTCCCGCTTCTCCGTCTCGCCTGCGCTGGAGACCCCGGGGCCCCCCGCCCGGGCCCCCGACGCCCGGCCCGCAG GCCCCGTGGAGAACTGA